A genomic window from Lotus japonicus ecotype B-129 chromosome 1, LjGifu_v1.2 includes:
- the LOC130713032 gene encoding U-box domain-containing protein 26-like: MNEAQVQITIPHLFRCPISLDLFEDPVTLCTGHTYDRSSIEKWLSAGNLTCPVTMQKLHDPSIVPNHTLRHLIDQWLQLGLQFDPGNSASIDYLASLKHNLESPEATLQSKLQALEKIRVLSDEYCSFKKTCFHQLGFLPLLLELVFGKEDATSSPSKNHMEFAEVALSCIVKLLPLVSLEPLNMIKDESKLATFLQLLEKGTSSIKTSLCQVIESTAAISQTDGVHHILGNSHKLVQEIVLLIRQNCDEVSVSVSVSNAAIRAMSALCSMVSNRENLVKAGAIEAIIAYISEPREKNLAPLAMVAMKKLVVLESGKEALVNHPRGIETLVKMVFRVCNQECSEIAVGVLLIVCCDSGRAREEAIEGGVLTQLLFLLQSQCCIKTKAKARMLLKLLRSKWIEEPRKQV; this comes from the coding sequence atgAACGAAGCTCAAGTCCAAATAACCATTCCTCACTTGTTCAGATGCCCAATCAGCCTAGACTTGTTCGAAGATCCAGTGACTTTATGCACAGGCCACACCTATGACAGATCAAGCATAGAGAAATGGCTCTCTGCAGGTAACCTCACATGCCCTGTAACAATGCAGAAGCTTCATGATCCTTCCATTGTTCCCAATCACACCCTACGCCATTTAATCGATCAGTGGCTTCAACTGGGTCTCCAATTTGACCCTGGTAACTCTGCTTCTATAGATTACTTAGCTTCACTCAAGCACAACCTTGAATCACCAGAAGCCACTTTACAAAGCAAGCTCCAAGCACTTGAGAAAATTAGAGTCCTCTCTGATGAGTATTGCTCCTTCAAAAAAACTTGCTTTCACCAACTGGGGTTCTTGCCTTTACTTCTAGAACTAGTTTTTGGAAAAGAAGATGCTACTTCTTCACCCTCAAAAAATCACATGGAATTTGCAGAGGTAGCACTATCTTGCATTGTAAAATTGTTGCCACTTGTTAGCTTAGAGCCTCTGAACATGATCAAAGATGAGTCCAAATTAGCAACGTTCCTGCAACTACTTGAAAAGGGAACTAGCTCAATCAAGACTAGTTTGTGTCAAGTTATAGAATCCACAGCGGCAATATCACAAACAGATGGGGTGCATCACATACTTGGAAACTCCCACAAACTAGTACAAGAGATTGTTCTACTAATTCGCCAAAACTGCGATGAGGTTTCGGTTTCGGTTTCGGTTTCGAATGCAGCAATCAGAGCTATGTCAGCGTTATGCTCCATGGTTTCTAACAGAGAAAATTTGGTGAAAGCAGGAGCAATAGAAGCAATCATAGCATACATTTCAGAACCAAGAGAGAAGAACTTGGCTCCACTTGCCATGGTGGCGATGAAGAAGCTTGTGGTGCTTGAGAGTGGCAAAGAAGCGTTGGTGAATCACCCCAGAGGGATTGAAACTCTGGTGAAGATGGTTTTCAGAGTGTGTAATCAAGAGTGCAGTGAGATTGCTGTTGGGGTGCTTTTGATTGTTTGTTGTGATTCTGGGCGTGCCAGAGAAGAAGCCATTGAAGGTGGGGTTTTGACTCAGTTGCTGTTTCTTCTGCAGAGTCAGTGCTGCAtcaaaaccaaagccaaggccaGAATGCTGCTCAAGTTGCTTAGATCCAAGTGGATTGAAGAACCAAGAAAACAGGTGTAG
- the LOC130732065 gene encoding LOW QUALITY PROTEIN: cytochrome c oxidase subunit 3-like (The sequence of the model RefSeq protein was modified relative to this genomic sequence to represent the inferred CDS: inserted 2 bases in 2 codons; deleted 3 bases in 2 codons) — MIESHRHSYHLVCPSPSPWPILGSLGALATTVGGVMYMLMHSFQGGATLLSLDSLDLIFLLYTMFVWWRDVLRESTLEGYHTKVVQLGPRYGSIPFIVSEVMFXFCFFWASSHSSLAPTVEIKGIWXPKGIGVLDPWEIPFLNTPILLSSGAAVTWAHHAILVGKEKRAVYTLVATVSLALIFTGFQGMEYYQAPFTISDSIYGSTFFLATGFHGFHVIIGTLFLIICGIRQYLGHLTKEHHVGFEAAAWYYWHFVDVVRLFPFVSIYWWGGI; from the exons ATGATTGAATCTCATAGGCATTCTTATCATTTGGTATGTCCAAGTCCAAGTCCATGGCCTATTTTGGGTTCACTCGGAGCTTTGGCTACAACCGTAGGAGGTGTGATGTACATGCTG ATGCACTCATTTCAAGGGGGTGCAACACTTCTCAGTTTGGACAGTTTGGACCTAATATTTCTCCTATATACCATGTTTGTATGGTGGCGCGATGTTCTACGTGAATCCACGTTGGAAGGATATCATACCAAAGTCGTACAATTAGGACCTCGATATGGTTCTATTCCGTTCATCGTATCGGAGGTTATGT CTTTTTGCTTTTTTTGGgcttcttctcattcttctttgGCACCTACGGTAGAGATCAAGGGTATTT CCCCAAAAGGGATTGGGGTTTTGGATCCTTGGGAAATCCCATTTCTTAATACCCCTATTCTCCTTTCATCTGGAGCAGCCGTTACTTGGGCTCATCATGCTATACTCGTGGGGAAGGAAAAACGAGCAGTTTACACTTTAGTAGCAACTGTTTCACTGGCTCTAATATTCACCGGCTTTCAAGGAATGGAATATTATCAAGCACCCTTCACTATTTCGGATAGTATTTATGGTTCTACCTTTTTCTTAGCAACTGGCTTTCATGGTTTTCATGTGATTATAGGTACTCTTTTCTTGATCATATGTGGTATTCGCCAATATCTTGGTCATCTGACCAAGGAGCATCACGTTGGCTTTGAAGCAGCTGCATGGTAC TACTGGCATTTTGTAGACGTGGTTCGATTATTCCCATTTGTCTCTATCTATTGGTGGGGAGGTATATGA